One Pseudomonas fluorescens genomic region harbors:
- the rpmA gene encoding 50S ribosomal protein L27 produces the protein MAHKKAGGSTRNGRDSEAKRLGVKMYGGQKIIPGNIIVRQRGTQFHAGYGVGMGKDHTLFAKIEGVIKFEVKGAFNRRYVSVVAA, from the coding sequence ATGGCACACAAAAAAGCTGGTGGTAGTACCCGTAACGGTCGCGACTCAGAAGCCAAACGCCTTGGCGTCAAGATGTATGGCGGCCAGAAAATCATTCCGGGCAACATCATCGTGCGTCAGCGCGGCACCCAATTCCACGCCGGTTACGGTGTTGGCATGGGTAAAGATCACACCCTCTTCGCTAAAATCGAAGGCGTGATCAAGTTTGAAGTAAAAGGCGCGTTCAACCGCCGTTACGTGAGCGTTGTCGCAGCTTAA
- the rplU gene encoding 50S ribosomal protein L21 — MSYAVIVTGGKQYKVAPGEYLKIEKLEVATGESVTFDRVLLVANGDDVNIGAPVVAGATVVAEVISQGRHDKVRIIKFRRRKHHMKRMGHRQWYTEIKITGIQA, encoded by the coding sequence ATGTCTTATGCAGTAATCGTTACTGGCGGCAAGCAGTACAAAGTCGCCCCAGGTGAATACCTGAAGATCGAAAAACTGGAAGTCGCTACCGGCGAATCCGTTACCTTTGATCGCGTTCTGTTGGTTGCCAACGGTGACGACGTGAATATCGGCGCTCCAGTTGTTGCTGGTGCTACCGTTGTGGCTGAAGTGATCTCCCAAGGTCGTCACGATAAAGTCCGCATCATCAAGTTCCGTCGTCGTAAGCACCACATGAAGCGTATGGGCCACCGCCAGTGGTACACCGAGATCAAAATCACCGGTATTCAGGCTTAA
- a CDS encoding polyprenyl synthetase family protein codes for MQPQAFYRAVADDFSAVDGIIKKQLTSRVPLVSKIGDYITSAGGKRLRPLLVLLCGKALGREGDDMRLLAATIEFLHTATLLHDDVVDMSGMRRGRSTANAMWGNAPSVLVGDFLYSRSFEMMVELGSMPVMKILSQATRIIAEGEVLQLSKVRDASTTEETYMEVIRGKTAMLFEASTHSAAALAGATAEQSEALRMFGDHLGVAFQLVDDLLDYKGDAETLGKNVGDDLAEGKPTLPLIYTMREGTPEQAALVRQAIQKGGIEDLESIRIAVEASGSLEYTAQLARDYVARAIKCLEALPASEYRDALVELSEFAVARTH; via the coding sequence ATGCAACCCCAAGCTTTCTACCGCGCGGTGGCGGACGATTTTAGCGCCGTCGACGGCATCATCAAGAAGCAGCTGACTTCCCGAGTACCGCTGGTATCGAAAATCGGCGATTACATCACCTCGGCCGGCGGCAAGCGTCTGCGTCCTTTATTAGTGTTGCTGTGTGGCAAGGCCCTGGGTCGCGAAGGCGACGACATGCGCCTGCTGGCCGCCACCATCGAATTCCTGCACACCGCGACCCTGCTGCATGACGACGTTGTCGACATGTCCGGCATGCGCCGTGGCCGCTCGACCGCCAACGCCATGTGGGGCAACGCTCCAAGCGTGCTGGTCGGCGATTTCCTGTACTCGCGCTCGTTCGAAATGATGGTCGAACTGGGCTCGATGCCGGTAATGAAGATCCTGTCCCAGGCCACGCGCATCATTGCCGAAGGCGAAGTGCTGCAATTGTCCAAGGTGCGCGACGCCAGCACCACCGAAGAAACCTACATGGAAGTCATCCGCGGCAAGACCGCGATGCTCTTCGAGGCCTCGACCCACAGCGCCGCCGCGCTGGCCGGCGCCACCGCCGAGCAGAGCGAAGCCCTGCGCATGTTTGGTGATCACTTGGGCGTGGCGTTCCAACTGGTCGACGATCTGCTCGATTACAAGGGCGACGCTGAAACGCTGGGCAAGAACGTCGGTGACGATCTGGCCGAAGGCAAACCGACTCTGCCGCTGATCTACACCATGCGCGAAGGCACGCCTGAGCAGGCGGCACTGGTGCGCCAGGCGATCCAGAAAGGCGGGATCGAAGACCTGGAAAGCATCCGCATTGCAGTGGAAGCTTCCGGTTCGCTGGAGTACACCGCGCAACTGGCCCGGGATTACGTGGCTCGTGCAATCAAGTGCCTCGAAGCACTGCCGGCCAGCGAATATCGCGATGCGCTGGTTGAATTGAGTGAGTTTGCGGTCGCCCGCACGCATTGA
- a CDS encoding zinc ribbon domain-containing protein YjdM: MSTLPPCPKCNSEYTYEDGTQLVCPECAHEWSASGEAEAASDDTVKKDSVGNVLQDGDTITVIKDLKVKGTSLVVKVGTKVKNIRLCDGDHDIDCKIDGIGPMKLKSEFVRKV; this comes from the coding sequence GTGAGCACGTTGCCACCCTGCCCGAAATGCAATTCCGAATATACCTATGAAGACGGCACTCAACTGGTGTGCCCGGAGTGCGCCCACGAGTGGTCTGCCAGTGGCGAAGCCGAAGCAGCCTCCGATGACACCGTGAAGAAAGATTCGGTCGGCAATGTCCTGCAGGACGGCGACACCATCACCGTGATCAAGGACTTGAAGGTCAAGGGCACTTCGCTGGTGGTCAAGGTCGGCACCAAGGTCAAGAATATCCGTCTGTGCGACGGCGACCACGACATCGACTGCAAGATCGACGGTATCGGCCCGATGAAACTGAAGTCCGAGTTCGTCAGAAAAGTCTGA
- a CDS encoding FKBP-type peptidyl-prolyl cis-trans isomerase, translating into MSEVNLSTDETRVSYGIGRQLGDQLRDNPPPGVSLDAILAGLTDAFAGKESRVGQEEMSASFKVIREIMQAEAAAKAEAAAGEGLAFLAENAKRDGITTLASGLQFEVLTQGDGAKPTREDQVRTHYHGTLIDGTVFDSSYERGQPAEFPVGGVIAGWTEALQLMNAGSKWRLYVPSELAYGAQGVGSIPPHSVLVFDVELLDVL; encoded by the coding sequence ATGTCCGAAGTAAATCTGTCCACCGACGAAACCCGCGTCAGCTACGGTATCGGCCGTCAACTCGGCGACCAGCTGCGCGACAACCCGCCACCGGGTGTCAGCCTGGACGCGATCCTGGCCGGTCTGACTGACGCTTTCGCCGGTAAGGAAAGCCGTGTTGGCCAGGAAGAAATGTCCGCCAGCTTCAAGGTGATCCGCGAAATCATGCAAGCCGAAGCGGCTGCCAAAGCTGAAGCGGCTGCTGGCGAAGGCCTGGCCTTCCTCGCGGAAAACGCCAAGCGTGACGGCATCACCACCCTGGCCTCCGGCCTGCAATTCGAAGTGCTGACTCAGGGCGACGGCGCCAAGCCGACCCGTGAAGACCAGGTACGTACCCACTACCACGGCACTCTGATCGACGGCACCGTATTCGACAGCTCCTACGAGCGCGGCCAGCCGGCCGAATTCCCGGTTGGCGGCGTGATCGCTGGCTGGACCGAAGCCCTGCAATTGATGAATGCCGGCAGCAAATGGCGCCTGTACGTGCCGAGCGAACTGGCTTACGGCGCTCAAGGCGTTGGCAGCATCCCGCCGCACAGCGTTCTGGTATTCGACGTCGAGCTGCTGGACGTTCTGTAA
- a CDS encoding DUF6482 family protein has translation MNLQELNAFAIAGKVDELNLISMEGGIYLLEARMHGAAHPLHDPLGKTLTLRSVEHARDMLHAFPVLPFNLVHTSVHDEMCGLGGGINESLKVPLAWRSAL, from the coding sequence ATGAATCTGCAAGAGTTGAACGCGTTTGCCATCGCCGGCAAGGTCGACGAGCTGAATCTGATCTCCATGGAAGGCGGGATTTATCTGCTCGAGGCGCGCATGCACGGGGCGGCTCATCCGCTCCATGATCCGCTGGGAAAAACCCTGACGCTTCGCTCCGTCGAGCATGCGCGAGATATGTTGCACGCCTTTCCGGTGCTGCCGTTCAATCTGGTCCACACCTCGGTGCACGACGAAATGTGTGGCTTGGGCGGTGGCATCAATGAAAGCCTGAAAGTGCCGCTGGCGTGGCGTTCAGCCCTCTAG
- a CDS encoding TIGR00645 family protein, whose product MERFIENAMYATRWLLAPIYIGLSLGLLALALKFFQEIIHILPNVFAMAESDLILVLLSLIDMALVGGLLVMVMISGYENFVSQLDIDEGKEKLSWLGTMDSSSLKMKVAASIVAISSIHLLRIFMDAKNVDPEHLMWYVIIHMTFVVSAFAMGYLDKVTKH is encoded by the coding sequence ATGGAACGCTTTATCGAAAATGCAATGTACGCCACCCGCTGGCTGCTGGCGCCGATCTATATCGGCTTGTCCCTCGGTCTCCTGGCGCTGGCATTGAAGTTCTTCCAGGAAATCATCCATATCCTGCCCAACGTGTTTGCGATGGCTGAATCGGATTTGATTCTGGTGCTGCTGTCGCTGATCGACATGGCGCTGGTCGGCGGTCTGTTGGTGATGGTGATGATTTCCGGTTACGAGAATTTCGTTTCGCAACTGGACATCGATGAGGGCAAAGAGAAGCTCAGCTGGCTGGGCACCATGGACTCCTCGTCGCTGAAGATGAAAGTCGCCGCCTCGATCGTGGCGATTTCGTCGATCCACTTGCTGCGTATCTTCATGGACGCCAAGAATGTCGATCCCGAGCATCTGATGTGGTACGTGATCATTCACATGACCTTTGTGGTCTCGGCGTTTGCCATGGGTTACCTGGATAAGGTCACCAAGCACTGA